The Methanobacterium petrolearium genome contains the following window.
CCAGGGAACAAAACTGGTGGGTGCAGGCACAGTTGCCAATTCAAATGGTGTATTGGTAGGAGAAAATACTACAGGTCCGGAAATGGCAAGAATCGAAGAATCATTAGGTTTTCTTGAGGAATTATTATGAAAACGAAGATATACAGAGTTCAAGGTAAATTCATCATGGGAGACAGTTTCAAACCCTTCACCAGGGAATTGAAAGCCATGGGTGAAGATGATATTAAAGAGAAGATCTACTCAGAATTCGGTAGCAAACATCACATTGTGCGCAACCAGATACATATTGAGAAAATAGAGGAAATCTCTGCTGAAGAAGTAATTGATCCACTGATCAAATCACTGATTTCGGAGTGAACAACATGGAAGACCGGAAAAGGCTGGAAGAGATCATAAACGAGCTTA
Protein-coding sequences here:
- the rpl18a gene encoding 50S ribosomal protein L18Ae, with translation MKTKIYRVQGKFIMGDSFKPFTRELKAMGEDDIKEKIYSEFGSKHHIVRNQIHIEKIEEISAEEVIDPLIKSLISE